The following coding sequences are from one Heterodontus francisci isolate sHetFra1 unplaced genomic scaffold, sHetFra1.hap1 HAP1_SCAFFOLD_506, whole genome shotgun sequence window:
- the LOC137361314 gene encoding probable G-protein coupled receptor 139: MLRPTILEIKEIYYPILAIFGVPANIMTIVIPSRRNCGLSKCISVYMVAMATADLLVMIFNIITYHIFNYYFPQSFLSYTAVCKSIVYVNCTTVDMSVWFTVSFTFDRFVAICCQNFKTTYCTVRTAAVVIIIVSALIYLENIPFLFAFEQKRIINNVHWGCLASVKFFASPAGKAHFLLQSILVPWIPFAFILLFNCLTIRCILVASSARRGLWGQNSENQRDPEVENRRKSIILLFTVSGSFILLWLTAAVSFLTTRLTNTVHYGGDHGKPAYIATESGYLLMHFSSCTNACIYAATQTKFREDLKKVVKLPFRFILHWIKKMNNQTKASFAN, from the exons ATGTTACGTCCAACAATTCTAGAGATAAAAGAGATTTACTACCCAATTCTCGCAATTTTTGGTGTTCCTG cGAACATTATGACAATTGTGATTCCGTCCAGACGAAATTGCGGTCTGTCCAAATGTATCTCTGtctacatggtggccatggcaacagcagatctactggtcatgatCTTCAATATAATAACTTACCACATTTTCAATTATTATTTTCCACAATCATTCTTGTCCTACACTGCCGTCTGTAAGTCAATTGTCTACGTGAATTGTACCACTGTGGATATGTCAGTCTGGTTTACAGTGTCATTTACATTTGACCGATTTGTCGCTATATGTTGTCAGAATTTTAAAACAACGTATTGCACAGTGAGAACAGCTGCTGTGGTTATTATAATAGTCTCAGCCCTAATCTACTTAGAGAATATCCCCTTTCTGTTTGCCTTTGAACAGAAGCGAATAATTAATAATGTTCACTGGGGTTGCCTTGCCAGTGTGAAATTTTTTGCTTCTCCTGCTGGCAAAGCGCACTTCTTGTTACAAAGTATTTTAGTTCCATGGATTCCATTTGCTTTCATATTACTGTTTAACTGTTTGACTATCAGATGTATTTTAGTAGCCAGTAGCGCCCGCAGAGGTCTTTGGGGACaaaacagtgagaatcagagagACCCAGAAGTGGAGAAtcgaagaaaatccatcattttactgttcacTGTAtcaggcagttttatactgttgtggctgACAGCGGCCGTGAGCTTTTTAACTACCAGACTAACAAACACCGTGCATTACGGAGGCGATCATGGAAAACCTGCCTATATCGCCACTGAAAGTGGGTACTTGCTTATGCATTTCAGCTCCTGTACAAACGCGTGTATTTATGCAGCTACACAAACTAAGTTCAGGGAAGACTTAAAGAAGGTTGTGAAATTACCTTTCAGATTTATACTGCATTGGATAAAAAAAATGAACAATCAAACCAAAGCTTCCTTTGCTAACTAG